The genomic interval GATGTAGACCCAGCTCGTATTGCTCGTGTACTCAAGGTAGGGCGGGAGCATCTCATGCCTTTTACTAGGCTGACCATGGCTCATGCTTTTCGTTGGTGTGTTGTGTCGTCTGCGGTACCCGCTTGGGCTGCCAGAGTTTTTCCTGGGGACACCGACACGGCTGAAGAGCGCCTTTGGGATGAAATATTCAAGATGGTTAGAGTAGATCAGCCTGGGCATATTGAAGCTTTCGAAAGACATATAGATGTTTTAGCTGAACGCCGGAAGTACCTAACGGAAGCTAGTTTCAGAGAACTCCATTTTCGTGGTCCTGGTACCGACCTTACGGTTGGTCTGCCGGAGGGTCATCTCTGGTGTGGTGGAGCGGTATTCGCCTCGGATGGTGTGCGGTCTGTACCTAACCTTCCTACTGAGGAGGTCTTTACTTCACCTCATCGTGAAAGAGTGAATGGAATTCTAAGAGCGAGTCGGCCTTTGGCTTATAACGGTCAGCTTATTGAAGACATCGAGCTGACTTTTAAGGGTGGAAAAATTATTAACGCTAAGGCGAGTCGCGGTGATGAGGCGTTAAACAAAATCATTGATACTGATGATGGTGCTCGCCGACTTGGGGAGGTAGCATTAGTGCCCTGCTCAAGTCCAATACATCGCTCAGGCCTTTTGTTCTACAACACTTTGTTCGATGAGAATGCGGCTAGCCACTTAGCCTTGGGTAGCAGTTATCGGACTACAATTGAAGGCGGCCGTTCCATGACTGATGAGGAGGCAACAAGGGCAGGGCTTAATAGTAGCCTGCAGCACGTGGATTTTATGATTGGGTCACCTGAGATGGATTTGTGCGGCATTTCAAAGAATGGTTCCCGAGAGCCTTTGATGCGATCAGGAGAGTGGGTTGAGTAACTGTGAGGTCGATTCCCGACCTAGTGCGTGCTTCGCAAATTCTTAAAGAAGTTTTTGGTTTCGATTCTTTTCGAGATATACAACAAGAAATAGTAGGTCATGTAAGTGCCGGTGGCGATGCGTTGGTACTGATGCCTACTGGTGGTGGAAAATCCCTGTGTTACCAGATTCCGGCAATGTTGAGGCCGGGTGTTGGAGTCGTGATTTCTCCCTTAATCGCTCTAATGAAAGATCAGGTAGATGCTCTTCGACAGGTAGGTGTTCGAGCTTCTTATTTAAATTCGACACTGGCTTTGTCTGAGGCTAAGCACGTGGAACGAAATCTCATTGATGGTGAACTAGATCTGCTCTATGTTGCTCCAGAGCGCCTTCTAACCGATCGTTTTTTGGGATTACTAGAAAAGGCGAGCGTATCGTTGTTCGCAATTGATGAAGCGCATTGTGTTTCCCAATGGGGTCATGATTTTCGACGTGAGTACCTGGGGCTTGGTGTCCTTGGGGATCGGTTTCCTGGGGTTCCTCGAGTTGCACTCACAGCTACCGCTGATGATGTTACACGGCGCGAAATAATCGAGAAGTTGAATCTTGATACTGCCGAGCGGTTTATCGCAAGTTTCGACCGGCCAAACATTCACTATCGTGTTTTAGATAAGCAGAATGCCCGCCAGCAGCTGCTTCGCTTCTATCAGAATGAGCACCAAGGCCAGTCCGGAATTGTTTATTGCCTCTCACGTCGCAGTGTGGATGAGACAGTGATTTGGCTGCAGCGACATGATGTCAAAGCGGTGCCTTACCACGCTGGTCTTAACGGCGAGACGCGCAGGTGTAACCAAGAGCGCTTTTTGCAAGAGGAGGGCCTAATTGTGGTTGCAACCATCGCTTTCGGTATGGGAATTGATAAGCCGGACGTTAGATTTGTTGCTCATCTTGACGCTCCGCGGAGCCTTGAGAGTTATTACCAAGAAACGGGTCGTGCAGGTCGCGATGGGTTGCCTGCTAATGCCTTCATGACTTATGGACTTGGTGACGTTGTGACCATGCGCCGGATGTTAGAGAGTTCAGAGGCAGAAGAAGCGTATAAACGAGTTACTCAGCAGAAGCTTAATGCACTCCTTGGTTATTGTGAATCTCCTCGCTGCAGACGGCAGATTTTACTATCGTACTTTGGTGAGGACCTTGAGAAGCCTTGTGGGAATTGTGATACTTGTCTTTCGCCAGTTGAGACTTGGGATGGCACTGTTGCTGTTCAAAAGGTACTTTCAGCTGTTTATCGTACAGGGCAGCGTTTCGGGGCTGGACACGTGATTGATGTTGTTATGGGTAAACCCACTCCTCGTATGGTTCGTTTCGGTCACGACCAGTTAACGACCTTCGGAGTTGGCAAGGAACTAGATGGTCGACAGTGGAGATCCGTGACTCGACAGCTAGTTGCTGCTGGTTATCTCACTACTGATGCTGAGGGGATTGGTTCTCTGAAGCTGACAGAATCCAGTGCCGCAGTACTACGTGGTGAAGTTAAGGTGCAGTTGCGTCGAGATCCAGTTATTACCCCAGCTAAAAGGCAAGTTAAGAAAGCAACCCCGGTCCGTAATGAACTTCAGGGCGAGGTCGAGCAAGGGTTGTACGAAGCACTCCGCAGCTTAAGAAGTGAGCTCGCTCGTGAACAGCAAGTACCACCGTATGTGATTTTTCATGATGTCACACTTCGTCAAATGGCTACCGATCGGTCGAATAGCCTGCTAAAACTCAGTCACGTTACCGGCATAGGCGAGGCAAAGCTAAAACGGTACGGCCCCACTTTTTTAGCAAAGATATTAGAGTATCTCAATAAAACTGCAGAGTTTAAGCTTCCGCCTCCAGAAGAAGAATCTGCTTCTTCCGAGAGCAAATTGGTCAGTACTGATACGGCTAGCAAGACCCTAGAATTAAGGCTCGCAGGCTATTCACTTGAACAGATTGCCGAGGAGAGAAACATAAAGGTCCGCACGGTAGAAGGTCACATTTCTGAACTTGTGTATAGAAATGATTTGACTGCTCGAGAGGCATGTGGGCTTATAAATCACCAGATTGAGGAAATATTGCGAGCTCGTGAGGCTTTGCCCCAGGATTTACGCGGAAAGCTACGACCTTTGTTCGAGGTGCTTGAGGAACGATACAGTTATTTGCAATTGAAGTGTGCATTAGCCACTCTTACGCCTTAGAAAATGGCTAGGGCGTTAGGAGTTCAGTGGTTTAAGAGTTTTGTATGTAGTTTTAATTTAGTCTCTAGTGTGGTCTCGATTGACATAAAAGCAATAATACCTTAATATTTAAGTATGTTTGCTGAAAAGGTGTCTCCAGCTGTGGAAGCGCCGTTCTTTGCGTTTCTAGCTCGCCTTAGATTTATTCGGCGGTGGGGGTTAATGCACGTTAGTGAATCAGAAAACGTCTTAGAGCATAGTCTGCTTGTAGCTTTCGTGGCTCACGCTCTTGCAACAATACGGAAGCAGATTTTCGGAAAAGAAGCTGATCCAGAGCGGGTGGCTGTTATAGCAATGTTTCATGATGCAAGCGAAGTTATTACTGGGGATGTAGCAACACCGGTTAAGCAATTTAGTGATTCAACTAGACTCGCATTTGCTGAACTTGAGACTTACGCTAATTCCGAACTGTTAAGCATGCTACCCAGTGAACTCGTGGGTGAGTACCAACCGCTTTTGGGAGCTAATGATTCGGAAGCTAAACTAGTAAAAATTGCTGATAAGCTTTGTGCTTACATTAAGTGCGCACAGGAAATAGCTAATGGAAATTGCGAGTTTCAATCGGCCTTCAATGCCATTTCTCAAGAACTTGAGGAACTGCAATCAGTTGAAGCGAAATACTTCCTCGATGTCTTTGGCAGTAGTTTTCTTAGACCTCTAGACGAATTGAGGTGATGTGATGAGTTCCGTTTTAGCTGCTGGAATGTTGTTCCTCTTCGTAATTCTTGTTGGGGGTACTTTTGTTTTCTTGTCAGATTTTCTTGAGCAGAGCAGGAAGTTTTAAAGATTAATATGCGGTTCTAGGAGTCACGAGTCTCAAGAAACGTTGAGCGTGTTTGCTGCACAGGTTACGAAAATTTCCGCTGTCCTGTTTATACAAAATTCAGTGGTAGTTTGATTTGAGACAATCGACTTAAGAGACTAGGGTAGAGTCCGGGTGAAAAGCATCAATTAATTCTGGTTATGTTGCTAGCAGAGTTATTAATCAACCAATAGCAGCAGACTAACCCAAGCCTAAAACTGATGGATTACCTTAACTTCAGGCTGTCCAGAATCTCTACTGGTGGTGTTTCTGCAGCGAGGTACCAATAATTTCGAGTCACACTGCTTTTTTCGGCAACATCGTGTTGTGGTAGTTGTGGCGAGTGAGTTAAACGTGCTTGGTCTACGTTATTGTCGGTTTGTAGTCTTAAAGCGAGGTTCTCTCCCATTATTCCCCCTGTAGTCAAATAAACGATGGTCAGGTGAAGGGATTCTTGCGTCTGAAACACAATAACGACGTGAGAATCTTCACTTGTGGTTTGTTGACATGACAAACAAATAGGTCGTTAATGGATGAGAGATTTGATTAATTCTGGGCCTGAAACTGATAGTATTAGGTATGCGCTACTGGTTATTTAAGAACGAGCCGGATCATTACTCTTATTCTGACCTAGCAGCTGAACGCGACTGCCCGGTCATGTGGCAGAAGCATGTTCGAAATCATCAAGCTAAGAATTTCATTAAAGAGATTGAACTTGGTGACATTGTGGTTGTTTACCATTCGAGCACTAAGATTCCTGCAGCTATAGGATTGGCAGAGGTGAAGTCCGCACCTTATCCAGATCCTGCCCAATTTTCTTCTGGACACAAGTACGAAGATCCGAAGTCCTCAGTTGATGACCCTAGGTGGTGGACTGTAGACGTTGAAGCAATTAGGGAGTTAGAGCGGCCGGTATCGATATCAGAATTCCGGGCGGATGAAGTTCTTCAAGAAACAAAACTCGTAAAGAACTCTCGTCTTAGTATTTCGCCTCTAACAAAAGATCAATATGACCGTGTGTTGGTTTTAAGTAGTTCATAACCATTTTTATAGATAGTCTTTTCATGGGATGGCTCGCATGAAACCGGTGAAAAGAACATTCGGTAATCTCCTTACATATAAATTAATACCTGGTTAAGATTTAGGCATGAAGTTTAGATTGCGACTAACGTGGTGATGTAGCTAAATGGTGAGTTGTTCCAGCGCTAAATATGCTTTGCATGTTACGGCAAAAGTTAGATGGTCAATAACAATTTGGAGGGAAGCTTAGGGAAGGGTTTTGAAGATAAAAGTTCCAATGGTGGAATGCGATCGATTTAGGTGTTGGGGGTGATTTGATTGGTT from Trueperaceae bacterium carries:
- a CDS encoding EVE domain-containing protein, yielding MRYWLFKNEPDHYSYSDLAAERDCPVMWQKHVRNHQAKNFIKEIELGDIVVVYHSSTKIPAAIGLAEVKSAPYPDPAQFSSGHKYEDPKSSVDDPRWWTVDVEAIRELERPVSISEFRADEVLQETKLVKNSRLSISPLTKDQYDRVLVLSSS
- the recQ gene encoding DNA helicase RecQ gives rise to the protein MPDLVRASQILKEVFGFDSFRDIQQEIVGHVSAGGDALVLMPTGGGKSLCYQIPAMLRPGVGVVISPLIALMKDQVDALRQVGVRASYLNSTLALSEAKHVERNLIDGELDLLYVAPERLLTDRFLGLLEKASVSLFAIDEAHCVSQWGHDFRREYLGLGVLGDRFPGVPRVALTATADDVTRREIIEKLNLDTAERFIASFDRPNIHYRVLDKQNARQQLLRFYQNEHQGQSGIVYCLSRRSVDETVIWLQRHDVKAVPYHAGLNGETRRCNQERFLQEEGLIVVATIAFGMGIDKPDVRFVAHLDAPRSLESYYQETGRAGRDGLPANAFMTYGLGDVVTMRRMLESSEAEEAYKRVTQQKLNALLGYCESPRCRRQILLSYFGEDLEKPCGNCDTCLSPVETWDGTVAVQKVLSAVYRTGQRFGAGHVIDVVMGKPTPRMVRFGHDQLTTFGVGKELDGRQWRSVTRQLVAAGYLTTDAEGIGSLKLTESSAAVLRGEVKVQLRRDPVITPAKRQVKKATPVRNELQGEVEQGLYEALRSLRSELAREQQVPPYVIFHDVTLRQMATDRSNSLLKLSHVTGIGEAKLKRYGPTFLAKILEYLNKTAEFKLPPPEEESASSESKLVSTDTASKTLELRLAGYSLEQIAEERNIKVRTVEGHISELVYRNDLTAREACGLINHQIEEILRAREALPQDLRGKLRPLFEVLEERYSYLQLKCALATLTP
- a CDS encoding 5'-deoxynucleotidase is translated as MFAEKVSPAVEAPFFAFLARLRFIRRWGLMHVSESENVLEHSLLVAFVAHALATIRKQIFGKEADPERVAVIAMFHDASEVITGDVATPVKQFSDSTRLAFAELETYANSELLSMLPSELVGEYQPLLGANDSEAKLVKIADKLCAYIKCAQEIANGNCEFQSAFNAISQELEELQSVEAKYFLDVFGSSFLRPLDELR
- a CDS encoding aminopeptidase is translated as MGSDFDQRLGRYGELAVRVGVNLQPGQRLVIRSPVEAASLTRRIAEQAYKVGASFVDVTWRDDHVLLARYLHSDEDNLDAYSDWRADSAMEGAERGDALISVVAEDPALFADVDPARIARVLKVGREHLMPFTRLTMAHAFRWCVVSSAVPAWAARVFPGDTDTAEERLWDEIFKMVRVDQPGHIEAFERHIDVLAERRKYLTEASFRELHFRGPGTDLTVGLPEGHLWCGGAVFASDGVRSVPNLPTEEVFTSPHRERVNGILRASRPLAYNGQLIEDIELTFKGGKIINAKASRGDEALNKIIDTDDGARRLGEVALVPCSSPIHRSGLLFYNTLFDENAASHLALGSSYRTTIEGGRSMTDEEATRAGLNSSLQHVDFMIGSPEMDLCGISKNGSREPLMRSGEWVE